One genomic region from Oncorhynchus gorbuscha isolate QuinsamMale2020 ecotype Even-year linkage group LG13, OgorEven_v1.0, whole genome shotgun sequence encodes:
- the LOC123993255 gene encoding alpha-2Db adrenergic receptor-like gives MDVAKFTTVTNTSQDTNTSSAPRPLPQTEVGSALIILVVTVIILVTIVGNALVIVAVLTSRALRAPQNLFLVSLACADILVATLVIPFSLANEVMGYWYFGSTWCAFYLALDVLFCTSSIVHLCAISLDRYWSVTKAVSYNLKRTPKRIKSMIAMVWVISAVISFPPLIMTKHNEHECLLNNETWYILSSCLVSFFAPGLIMILVYCKIYKVAKQRSSTVFVAKTGLERQPSQSETCFVRKERMEMESPSSQSSEDHHRQEELDYIDLEESCCASDNKPRNHRFSKRRKVEVSDCCPPQSCRLSWASARASQLFQDPKNATNATLVAQRHHLAAHRHHLVAAASKTKVAQMREKRFTFVLAVVMGVFVLCWFPFFFTYSLHAICRESCYIPGALFNAFFWIGYCNSSVNPMIYTIFNRDFRKAFKKIVCRTSKRTNTT, from the coding sequence ATGGATGTAGCCAAGTTTACCACCGTTACCAATACCTCGCAGGATACCAACACCTCGAGCGCCCCAAGACCTCTCCCGCAAACGGAGGTGGGCTCCGCGCTCATAATCCTTGTGGTCACCGTGATCATTCTGGTCACCATCGTCGGTAACGCGCTGGTCATCGTGGCCGTGCTCACCAGCCGGGCTCTCCGCGCCCCCCAGAACCTTTTCCTGGTGTCCCTGGCGTGCGCAGACATCCTCGTGGCGACACTGGTCATCCCTTTCTCCCTTGCCAATGAGGTCATGGGTTACTGGTACTTTGGGAGCACCTGGTGCGCCTTTTATCTGGCACTGGACGTCCTCTTCTGCACCTCCTCCATAGTCCACCTGTGCGCCATCAGTCTGGACCGCTACTGGTCAGTCACCAAGGCCGTGAGCTACAACCTGAAGCGGACCCCCAAGCGAATCAAGTCCATGATAGCTATGGTGTGGGTCATCTCCGCCGTCATCTCCTTCCCACCTCTCATCATGACCAAGCACAACGAGCACGAGTGTCTGTTAAACAACGAGACCTGGTACATCCTATCTTCTTGCCTCGTGTCCTTCTTCGCCCCGGGCCTCATCATGATCCTGGTGTACTGTAAAATCTATAAAGTGGCCAAGCAGCGCTCCTCCACCGTGTTCGTGGCTAAGACCGGCCTGGAGAGGCAGCCCTCTCAGTCCGAGACGTGCTTCGTGAGGAAGGAGCGGATGGAGATGGAGAGCCCCAGTAGCCAGAGCTCCGAGGACCACCACAGGCAGGAGGAGCTGGATTATATCGACTTGGAGGAGAGCTGCTGTGCGTCGGACAACAAACCACGGAACCACCGCTTCTCCAAGCGTAGGAAGGTGGAGGTCTCGGACTGCTGCCCGCCACAGAGCTGCCGTCTCTCCTGGGCCTCAGCGCGCGCCTCGCAGCTTTTCCAAGACCCCAAAAACGCTACCAACGCGACCCTGGTGGCCCAGCGACATCACCTCGCGGCACATAGGCATCACCTCGTGGCGGCTGCGTCCAAGACTAAAGTGGCCCAGATGCGCGAGAAGCGCTTCACGTTCGTGCTGGCCGTGGTGATGGGGGTGTTCGTGCTCTGCTGGTTCCCTTTCTTTTTCACATACAGCCTGCACGCGATCTGCAGGGAGAGCTGCTACATACCCGGCGCGCTCTTCAACGCCTTCTTCTGGATTGGCTACTGTAACAGCTCAGTGAACCCTATGATATATACAATTTTCAACAGGGATTTCCGTAAAGCGTTTAAGAAAATCGTATGCCGGACTTCAAAACGCACTAATACCACTTGA